A single window of Streptomyces sp. NBC_00464 DNA harbors:
- a CDS encoding dihydrolipoamide acetyltransferase family protein, whose protein sequence is MTTMTDTSNAARFREFKMPDVGEGLTEAEILKWFVQPGDTVTDGQVVCEVETAKAAVELPIPFDGVVHELRFPEGTTVDVGQVIIAVDVAPGSGDEAPAPAAAPAAAEPAPAAEPEAEAPKARQPVLVGYGVAESSTKRRARKGTEAAPAAAATAIQGEMNGHGTGHTAVAETRPLAKPPVRKLAKDLGIDLATVTPTGEGGVVTREDVHAAATPTPAPAPAQPEAPAPVEAPAQAVAPSVTARETRIPVKGVRKAIAQAMVGSAFTAPHVTEFVTIDVTRTMKLVAELKEDKDMAGVRVNPLLIIAKALLVAIKRNPEVNAAWDEANQEIVQKHYVNLGIAAATPRGLIVPNIKDAHDQTLPQLAASLGELVSTAREGKTSPAAMAGGTVTITNVGVFGVDTGTPILNPGESAILAVGAIKLQPWVHKGKVKPRQVTTLALSFDHRLVDGELGSKVLADVAAILEQPKRLITWG, encoded by the coding sequence GTGACAACGATGACCGACACTTCCAACGCTGCTCGCTTCCGCGAGTTCAAGATGCCCGACGTGGGCGAGGGACTGACCGAGGCCGAGATCCTCAAGTGGTTCGTCCAGCCCGGCGACACCGTCACCGACGGCCAGGTCGTCTGCGAGGTCGAGACGGCGAAGGCGGCCGTGGAGCTGCCCATCCCGTTCGACGGCGTGGTGCACGAGCTGCGCTTCCCCGAGGGCACGACCGTCGACGTCGGCCAGGTGATCATCGCGGTGGACGTGGCACCGGGTTCCGGCGACGAGGCCCCCGCTCCCGCCGCCGCGCCCGCCGCAGCCGAGCCCGCGCCCGCCGCGGAGCCGGAGGCCGAGGCGCCCAAGGCCCGCCAGCCCGTCCTGGTGGGTTACGGCGTCGCCGAGTCCTCCACCAAGCGGCGCGCCCGCAAGGGCACGGAGGCGGCCCCCGCGGCCGCGGCCACGGCGATCCAGGGCGAGATGAACGGCCACGGCACCGGCCACACCGCGGTCGCCGAGACCCGCCCGCTCGCCAAGCCGCCGGTCCGCAAGCTGGCCAAGGACCTGGGCATCGACCTGGCGACGGTCACCCCGACCGGCGAGGGCGGCGTCGTCACCCGCGAGGACGTGCACGCGGCGGCGACGCCGACGCCCGCCCCCGCACCGGCGCAGCCCGAGGCCCCGGCCCCGGTCGAGGCTCCGGCCCAGGCGGTGGCGCCCTCCGTGACCGCCCGCGAGACGCGTATCCCCGTCAAGGGCGTACGCAAGGCGATCGCGCAGGCGATGGTCGGCAGCGCGTTCACGGCGCCGCACGTCACGGAGTTCGTGACCATCGACGTGACGCGCACGATGAAGCTCGTGGCGGAGCTCAAGGAGGACAAGGACATGGCGGGGGTGCGGGTCAACCCGCTCCTGATCATCGCCAAGGCCCTCCTGGTCGCGATCAAGCGGAACCCCGAGGTCAACGCCGCCTGGGACGAGGCGAACCAGGAGATCGTGCAGAAGCACTACGTCAACCTGGGCATCGCCGCCGCCACCCCGCGCGGACTCATCGTCCCGAACATCAAGGACGCGCACGACCAGACGCTGCCGCAGCTGGCCGCGTCCCTGGGCGAGCTGGTCTCCACGGCCCGCGAGGGCAAGACGTCCCCCGCCGCGATGGCGGGCGGCACGGTGACCATCACCAACGTCGGCGTCTTCGGCGTCGACACGGGCACGCCGATCCTGAACCCGGGCGAGTCCGCGATCCTCGCGGTCGGCGCGATCAAGCTCCAGCCCTGGGTCCACAAGGGCAAGGTGAAGCCCCGTCAGGTGACCACGCTGGCCCTGTCGTTCGACCACCGCCTGGTCGACGGCGAGCTCGGCTCCAAGGTCCTGGCGGACGTCGCCGCGATCCTGGAGCAGCCGAAGCGGCTGATCACCTGGGGGTAG
- a CDS encoding DUF5959 family protein: protein MEANTQPDAIELIRLVDPTQSVIVRLRSTQPTGRSAGVQRYDAEAVVTSGFVNGTVYLGFDSEDLSDWGNLLDAIEEVEQEIGLDEAFTADWPREGRTAYLRFIADDPYVVEVHDGTSTQIVVSVPLDMRGDWIADSRQRLSAARAVLGTDAQHHRGARL, encoded by the coding sequence ATGGAAGCGAACACCCAGCCCGACGCGATCGAGCTGATACGCCTGGTCGACCCCACTCAGAGCGTCATCGTCCGGCTTCGGTCGACCCAACCCACCGGCCGGAGCGCGGGCGTCCAGCGCTACGACGCGGAGGCCGTCGTCACCAGCGGCTTCGTGAACGGAACGGTCTACCTCGGGTTCGATTCCGAGGACCTTTCGGACTGGGGGAACCTTCTCGACGCCATCGAGGAGGTCGAGCAGGAGATCGGCCTCGACGAGGCCTTCACGGCGGACTGGCCCCGAGAAGGCCGTACCGCATACCTCCGGTTCATAGCTGACGACCCCTACGTGGTGGAAGTCCACGACGGAACCAGCACCCAGATCGTCGTCTCGGTGCCGCTCGACATGCGCGGAGACTGGATAGCCGACTCCAGGCAGCGGCTGTCGGCGGCCCGAGCTGTTCTCGGCACCGACGCACAGCATCACCGTGGTGCACGCCTCTGA
- a CDS encoding ATP-binding protein produces the protein MTATQQAPAPEPDPTPEPPLQEDRLDYTPTARSVTLCRRRAARLVTEWGHPHHAGEAGLLVSELATNALLHGCMRGRLFRVHLILTATTLRIEVSDPRGERLPGLREAGADDCYGRGLLIVTRLADRWGIEPRTVGKTVFAELTLRKRTETPAGVPEEMEEK, from the coding sequence ATGACCGCAACCCAACAAGCCCCCGCTCCCGAGCCCGACCCCACCCCGGAACCCCCGCTCCAAGAGGACCGCCTCGACTACACGCCCACCGCCCGCAGCGTCACCCTCTGCCGCCGCCGCGCCGCACGACTGGTCACCGAGTGGGGGCACCCCCACCACGCGGGCGAAGCCGGCCTCCTCGTCAGCGAGTTGGCCACCAACGCCTTACTCCACGGCTGCATGCGGGGCCGGCTCTTCCGGGTACACCTCATCCTCACCGCCACCACCCTCCGTATCGAGGTCAGCGATCCCCGCGGCGAGCGACTCCCCGGACTCCGCGAGGCGGGCGCCGACGACTGTTACGGGCGAGGGCTCCTCATCGTCACCCGGCTCGCCGACCGCTGGGGCATCGAGCCACGCACCGTCGGCAAGACCGTCTTCGCCGAACTGACCCTGAGGAAACGGACGGAGACACCAGCAGGAGTCCCCGAGGAAATGGAAGAGAAGTAG
- a CDS encoding helix-turn-helix domain-containing protein, whose protein sequence is MNRATPQGNRSSTVLGRRLGSELLRLRDASGKTQQQAAQVISATNSKIVKMERGWVPMRDPDVRALCEFYGLEDARLVGRLLEVARLDRERRKAKGWWNQYPELRSLVEYVALEDIATAVRTWQGAFVPGLLQTPDYARALAVGNADWDDPDEIERFVEAKIARQARLTDGSPLMLWAIVSEGALRQLVGGREVMRTQLARLSEVAAEPNVTVQVVPFLAGSHPGMTSAFSVVSFGEPGAMDVVYMDTTSSTLWLESETDAARHNVTFGRIARNGLAPRDSIALIGRIRKEL, encoded by the coding sequence GTGAATCGAGCGACTCCGCAAGGCAATAGGTCGTCAACTGTTCTGGGACGCAGGCTCGGTAGCGAGCTGTTGCGCCTGCGGGACGCATCAGGGAAGACGCAGCAGCAGGCTGCCCAGGTCATCAGCGCGACCAATTCGAAGATCGTGAAGATGGAGCGCGGATGGGTTCCCATGAGGGACCCGGACGTGCGCGCCCTCTGCGAGTTCTACGGTCTTGAGGATGCGAGGCTCGTCGGCCGTCTGCTGGAGGTGGCCCGGCTGGATCGGGAACGCCGCAAGGCGAAGGGCTGGTGGAACCAGTACCCGGAGCTGCGCTCGCTGGTTGAGTACGTTGCGCTCGAAGACATCGCGACGGCGGTCAGGACCTGGCAAGGGGCTTTCGTGCCGGGACTGCTTCAGACGCCGGACTACGCTCGGGCGCTTGCGGTCGGCAATGCGGACTGGGACGACCCGGACGAGATCGAGCGGTTCGTCGAAGCGAAGATTGCCCGGCAGGCGCGCCTCACGGACGGAAGCCCGCTCATGCTGTGGGCGATCGTCTCCGAAGGCGCCCTGCGGCAGTTGGTCGGTGGGCGCGAGGTGATGCGTACGCAGTTGGCGCGGTTGTCGGAGGTGGCCGCCGAGCCAAATGTCACGGTGCAGGTTGTCCCCTTCCTTGCCGGCTCGCACCCAGGCATGACCAGCGCTTTTAGCGTCGTATCGTTTGGCGAACCAGGTGCGATGGACGTGGTCTACATGGACACCACGTCGTCTACGCTGTGGCTGGAGAGCGAGACGGACGCCGCACGCCACAACGTCACGTTCGGTCGCATCGCCAGAAACGGACTCGCTCCCCGCGATTCCATCGCTCTTATCGGGCGTATTCGCAAGGAGTTGTAG
- a CDS encoding DUF397 domain-containing protein, whose product MPHFEFVKSSYSSGNGECVEVARNVPVTVAIRDSKLPGGGVLVVAPAAWDAFRNGLSEPSVVGFAY is encoded by the coding sequence GTGCCGCACTTCGAGTTCGTCAAGTCCAGCTACAGCAGTGGTAATGGCGAGTGCGTCGAAGTAGCCCGCAATGTCCCTGTCACCGTCGCCATCCGCGACTCCAAGTTGCCTGGTGGGGGCGTACTGGTGGTCGCCCCTGCTGCGTGGGACGCTTTCCGGAACGGGTTGAGTGAACCTTCCGTGGTGGGGTTCGCGTACTGA
- a CDS encoding DUF397 domain-containing protein: MAERRFTKSSYSATSSECVEVARNIPGTVAVRDSKRAAGPVLLLAPAAWDAFQAGLRRA, from the coding sequence ATGGCGGAGCGCCGTTTCACGAAGTCCAGCTACAGCGCGACGTCCAGCGAATGCGTCGAGGTCGCCCGCAACATCCCCGGCACCGTCGCCGTCCGCGACTCCAAACGGGCCGCCGGCCCCGTCCTCCTCCTCGCCCCCGCCGCATGGGACGCCTTCCAGGCGGGCCTGCGACGGGCATAG
- a CDS encoding SMI1/KNR4 family protein, with product MPEAFDLRVELPAALTGPAAAWRFIERFAARLGAPVGPDDGFPEADLAAAELRLGLRLPEAMRELYGRFGRRYDLLYGSRLLLPPEELEADDAALMWQAEKFWLYQVAVPLDRIAETDPPVLIDGTSQAYDDWEPFADRFSAACVETVMSENSLCGDWGGWRRECLAPDAARLKQSLTLIPPLLSPGGRDNTHRWYAGADVLVHEDRSDEESELGWLYVRALTREALDGIRAALPGPWTETVDY from the coding sequence ATGCCTGAGGCCTTCGATCTCCGAGTAGAGCTTCCCGCGGCCCTCACGGGCCCCGCAGCGGCCTGGCGTTTCATCGAACGGTTCGCCGCACGTCTCGGCGCACCGGTCGGGCCGGACGACGGCTTCCCGGAGGCCGATCTCGCCGCTGCGGAGCTGCGGCTCGGGTTGCGACTGCCGGAAGCGATGCGGGAGTTGTACGGCAGGTTCGGACGTCGTTACGACCTGCTGTACGGGTCGAGGCTGCTCCTGCCCCCCGAGGAGTTGGAGGCGGACGATGCCGCTCTGATGTGGCAGGCGGAGAAGTTCTGGCTGTACCAGGTCGCCGTGCCGCTCGACCGGATCGCGGAAACCGACCCGCCCGTGCTGATCGACGGGACTTCGCAGGCGTACGACGACTGGGAGCCGTTCGCCGACCGCTTCTCCGCGGCGTGCGTGGAGACGGTAATGTCGGAGAACTCGCTGTGCGGCGACTGGGGCGGGTGGCGCCGCGAGTGCCTGGCCCCCGACGCCGCGCGCCTGAAGCAGTCGCTCACCCTCATACCGCCGCTGCTTTCCCCCGGCGGCCGGGACAACACGCACCGCTGGTACGCGGGCGCGGATGTCCTGGTGCACGAGGACCGCTCGGACGAGGAGTCGGAGCTGGGGTGGCTGTACGTCCGCGCGCTGACGCGGGAGGCGTTGGACGGCATCCGGGCGGCGTTGCCGGGGCCTTGGACCGAGACCGTGGACTACTGA
- a CDS encoding zinc-dependent alcohol dehydrogenase family protein produces the protein MKAISIQTFGGPDGLAVVDLPVPAPAAGQVLIATEAVGVGGVDTLIRSGALAAYGFKEGHIPGSEVAGTVTAVGDGVDASWIGRRVWAFTGTGGGYVEQALAPVEEIVPLPANLSAVDAVTLGSSGVVAHFGLRHAHFAPGETVLVRGAAGSIGIMTVQLAARGGAAAVAVTTSSAERGEQLRRLGATHVLDRSGNGGEPSPAGYDVVIDVVAGKDMPSFFDRLNPNGRMVAVGAVAGQPPVDFGTKIMAAFQKSISFAAFSAATVTAAERRAVRSEQFAAAGRGEIETVVHEVLPLDAAVLAHQKMDAGEVFGRIVLTP, from the coding sequence TTGAAGGCGATCTCGATCCAGACGTTCGGAGGTCCTGACGGCCTGGCTGTTGTCGACCTGCCGGTACCCGCACCTGCTGCCGGGCAGGTACTGATAGCCACCGAGGCCGTGGGCGTCGGTGGTGTCGACACCCTGATCAGAAGCGGGGCTCTGGCCGCCTACGGCTTCAAGGAGGGCCACATCCCGGGCAGCGAGGTGGCGGGCACCGTGACCGCCGTCGGCGACGGCGTCGACGCGTCGTGGATCGGCAGGCGGGTATGGGCCTTCACCGGCACCGGCGGAGGCTACGTCGAACAGGCCCTCGCGCCGGTCGAGGAGATCGTTCCCCTGCCCGCGAACCTGTCCGCAGTCGATGCGGTGACACTCGGCAGCTCCGGCGTGGTGGCCCACTTCGGGCTCCGCCACGCCCATTTCGCCCCCGGGGAGACCGTCCTGGTGCGTGGTGCGGCCGGCAGCATCGGGATCATGACGGTGCAACTCGCCGCTCGCGGCGGCGCCGCCGCAGTGGCGGTCACCACCTCCTCGGCCGAGCGCGGCGAGCAGCTGCGACGTCTCGGCGCGACCCACGTGCTGGACCGCTCCGGCAACGGAGGGGAACCGTCTCCCGCAGGCTATGACGTCGTCATCGACGTGGTGGCCGGCAAGGACATGCCGTCGTTCTTCGACCGGCTCAACCCGAACGGCCGCATGGTGGCCGTGGGCGCTGTCGCAGGCCAGCCACCCGTGGACTTCGGGACGAAGATCATGGCGGCGTTCCAGAAGTCGATATCCTTTGCCGCATTCAGCGCAGCCACCGTCACCGCAGCCGAACGGCGTGCCGTGCGGAGCGAGCAGTTCGCCGCAGCGGGCCGGGGTGAGATCGAAACAGTGGTGCACGAGGTGCTGCCACTGGACGCAGCGGTGCTGGCGCACCAGAAAATGGACGCGGGCGAGGTCTTCGGCAGGATCGTGCTGACCCCGTAG
- a CDS encoding TetR/AcrR family transcriptional regulator, protein MTDRLPHTLRSDALDNRERILDAARALFSTDGLDVPMREVARRAGVGPATLYRRFPTKQMLVAEAFADQLNACRAIVDEGCADPDPWRGLCLVIERICELHARDRGFTEAFLSTYPEMKDVAAGREYTVKAVAGLAQRAKEAGRLRSDFVLDDLILVLMANKGIHAASTAAQVKASRRFAALAIQAFEACPQHAPLPPAARLGSAAPDSA, encoded by the coding sequence GTGACCGACCGTTTGCCTCATACGTTGCGTTCCGACGCGCTGGACAACCGCGAACGCATCCTCGACGCGGCCCGAGCACTGTTCTCCACCGATGGCCTGGACGTGCCGATGCGGGAGGTCGCGCGGCGTGCCGGGGTGGGGCCTGCCACCTTGTACCGTCGCTTCCCGACCAAGCAGATGCTGGTCGCCGAGGCCTTCGCGGACCAGCTGAACGCATGTCGCGCCATTGTCGACGAGGGGTGCGCCGATCCTGATCCGTGGCGTGGCCTGTGCCTGGTGATCGAGAGGATCTGTGAGCTGCACGCCCGCGATCGGGGCTTCACCGAAGCCTTCCTGTCGACCTACCCGGAGATGAAGGATGTCGCCGCAGGCCGGGAGTACACGGTGAAGGCAGTCGCCGGACTGGCTCAGCGAGCCAAGGAAGCGGGGCGCCTGCGGTCCGACTTCGTCCTGGACGACCTGATTCTCGTACTCATGGCCAACAAGGGGATCCACGCCGCATCGACCGCCGCCCAGGTCAAGGCGTCCCGGCGCTTCGCGGCGTTGGCGATCCAGGCGTTCGAAGCCTGCCCTCAGCACGCCCCACTGCCACCGGCGGCACGGCTGGGATCCGCAGCACCGGACAGCGCCTGA
- a CDS encoding S41 family peptidase: MRHGISRAATALVALALAGGAIVPAAATPRPAVDGVWRVNGYGTVLSIAHGRLQQYQTTALGCLKGEPAQQTAPGVYRSGDGTLLTVRASGSLRLSGSAGYRELRRIGRLPAACEEPASDDGPLATFDVFWQSFEENYPFFAAKGIDWHAVRDTYRPKVHADTTRDELFALFSEMVTPLYDAHVTVFDGERRFSQVRPGTAVIGGDLDTKVKDYIVRSDLGGEPLREFGNGRISYADLPGGQGYLRLSGFAGYSSEEGHEYAAELAELDKALDAVFTAERTASLTGLVIDLRINGGGADALGLHLAERLTDSSYTAYRKRTQYTRPQPVPVKPARGVPRYGGPVAVLTAATTFSAGETFTQALIDRPGRTVRIGENTQGVFSDTLDRTLPNGMAVWLPNEEFLTRRGGTFDGAGIPPHIRTPVFTEEEFATDHDSAFDAAVAVLREQKPA; this comes from the coding sequence TTGCGACACGGGATTTCCAGGGCGGCAACGGCACTCGTGGCACTGGCCCTTGCCGGCGGGGCGATCGTCCCTGCCGCCGCGACGCCACGGCCCGCCGTCGACGGCGTCTGGCGGGTGAACGGTTACGGCACCGTCCTGTCGATCGCGCACGGGCGGCTGCAGCAGTACCAGACCACCGCGTTGGGCTGCCTCAAGGGCGAACCCGCGCAGCAGACCGCACCGGGTGTGTACAGGTCCGGCGACGGGACGCTCCTCACCGTCCGGGCATCCGGTTCGTTGCGGCTGTCCGGATCGGCCGGGTACCGGGAACTGCGGCGGATCGGGCGTCTCCCGGCCGCGTGCGAGGAGCCCGCATCCGATGATGGCCCGCTGGCGACGTTCGATGTCTTCTGGCAGTCCTTCGAGGAGAACTACCCCTTTTTTGCTGCCAAGGGCATCGACTGGCATGCCGTACGTGACACGTACCGGCCGAAGGTGCACGCCGACACGACCAGGGACGAACTCTTCGCCCTCTTCAGCGAGATGGTGACACCGCTGTACGACGCGCACGTGACCGTCTTCGACGGTGAGCGCCGCTTCTCCCAGGTCCGCCCGGGTACGGCCGTGATCGGTGGGGATCTGGACACCAAGGTCAAGGACTACATCGTCCGGAGCGACCTGGGCGGAGAGCCGCTGCGGGAGTTCGGGAACGGCCGGATCAGCTACGCGGATCTGCCCGGTGGGCAGGGATATCTGCGGCTCTCCGGCTTCGCCGGCTACAGCAGTGAGGAAGGGCATGAGTACGCCGCAGAACTGGCCGAGCTCGACAAGGCACTGGACGCGGTCTTCACCGCCGAGCGCACGGCCTCGCTCACCGGTCTCGTCATCGACCTGCGGATCAACGGCGGCGGCGCGGACGCCCTCGGCCTGCACCTGGCCGAGCGCCTGACCGACTCCTCGTACACCGCCTACCGCAAGCGCACCCAGTACACCCGGCCGCAGCCCGTCCCCGTGAAGCCCGCTCGCGGGGTTCCCCGCTACGGCGGACCGGTCGCCGTGCTGACGGCCGCGACGACGTTCAGCGCGGGTGAGACGTTCACCCAGGCCCTCATCGACCGGCCCGGCAGGACCGTCCGCATCGGGGAGAACACGCAGGGCGTCTTCTCGGACACCCTGGACCGCACGCTGCCCAACGGCATGGCGGTCTGGCTCCCGAACGAGGAGTTCCTCACCCGCCGGGGAGGGACCTTCGACGGCGCGGGCATCCCGCCCCACATCCGTACACCGGTCTTCACCGAGGAGGAGTTCGCGACGGACCACGACTCGGCCTTCGACGCGGCGGTCGCGGTGCTCCGGGAGCAGAAGCCGGCGTGA
- a CDS encoding DUF4232 domain-containing protein — protein MRAHRITFAALVVAAGLSLTACQNGDDGAAASDPSSASSASAASSSGGGSGSGGSDQDSGKDSAGSGSDGKGTAAPADSGSGSGDNGATPKCTTDGLKITAQDSFIDGDPDGSVTVGLTNGSGADCVISGFAGVDLKTNAGDISATRKGEPGDPYILKNGKEVDFYISYPLNETGGSGVRITGLVVTPPNETKSVTLDWPGNASLPATDGSGSPVLVGPIGSAGQGG, from the coding sequence ATGCGCGCTCACAGGATCACCTTCGCCGCCCTGGTCGTTGCCGCCGGTCTCTCGCTCACCGCCTGCCAGAACGGCGACGACGGTGCGGCGGCGAGTGACCCGTCGTCCGCGTCGTCGGCCTCCGCCGCGTCCTCCTCGGGGGGCGGTTCGGGCTCGGGCGGCTCGGATCAGGACAGCGGGAAGGACTCCGCCGGCAGCGGCTCCGACGGCAAGGGCACGGCCGCCCCCGCCGACTCCGGCTCCGGCTCCGGTGACAACGGTGCGACCCCCAAGTGCACCACCGACGGGCTGAAGATCACGGCGCAGGACAGCTTCATCGATGGCGACCCCGATGGCTCCGTCACGGTGGGGCTGACGAACGGCAGCGGCGCCGACTGCGTGATCTCAGGGTTCGCGGGCGTCGACCTGAAGACCAACGCGGGGGACATCTCCGCCACGCGCAAGGGCGAGCCCGGTGACCCGTACATCCTCAAGAACGGCAAGGAAGTCGACTTCTACATCAGCTACCCGCTCAATGAGACGGGCGGCTCCGGCGTCCGTATCACGGGGCTGGTGGTGACCCCGCCGAACGAGACGAAGTCGGTCACCCTCGACTGGCCGGGCAACGCCTCTCTGCCCGCCACGGACGGTTCCGGCTCCCCGGTGCTGGTGGGCCCGATCGGCAGCGCCGGCCAGGGCGGCTGA
- a CDS encoding serine hydrolase domain-containing protein has product MQVLRRRRRRLFVLTGLATILLAASGGPTVAADAQHTDPLQRRVDAIHDTGVVGVSAEVTSPGTHTRAVARAGVAERGTRRPMPPGGRFRIGSATKTFTATVVLQLVGEGRMSLEDTVERWLPGVVAGDGLDGSSVTVRQLLQHTSGIPEVLPEIAALNSADGYRAERFRTYTPEELAGLAMRRSEDVSTEAAWSYSNTNYILAAMIIREVTGRSWDREVEDRIIRPLGLSGTSTPGTSPLIPGPHARAYAAFGTGAGSGSGSSSSIDVTALNTSMAVGSGAVISTTHDLSRFYTALLGGRLLEPAELAEMTATVSAPGMGVSYGLGLGEIPLTCGGTYYGHPGELLGYRTWAGITRDGSRTAVVYATSDGGPDTQQAMRTLVDQELCGDAAPGK; this is encoded by the coding sequence ATGCAGGTGTTACGAAGGCGCCGGCGACGGCTGTTCGTCCTGACCGGCCTGGCCACGATTCTCCTCGCCGCATCGGGCGGCCCGACAGTCGCCGCGGACGCGCAGCACACCGATCCGCTCCAGCGGCGGGTGGACGCGATCCATGACACCGGGGTGGTCGGGGTGTCCGCCGAGGTGACGTCACCGGGCACACATACACGGGCCGTCGCACGGGCCGGGGTGGCCGAGAGGGGCACCAGGAGGCCGATGCCTCCGGGCGGCAGGTTCCGGATCGGCAGCGCCACCAAGACGTTCACCGCCACGGTCGTGCTGCAACTCGTCGGCGAGGGACGCATGTCGCTGGAGGACACCGTCGAGCGGTGGCTGCCGGGAGTGGTCGCAGGTGACGGCCTCGACGGCAGTTCCGTCACCGTGCGGCAGCTGTTGCAGCACACCAGCGGGATCCCTGAAGTCCTGCCGGAGATCGCCGCGTTGAACAGCGCCGACGGGTACCGGGCCGAGCGGTTCCGCACGTACACGCCGGAAGAGCTGGCGGGGCTGGCGATGCGGCGCTCGGAGGATGTGTCGACCGAGGCCGCGTGGTCGTACTCCAACACCAACTACATCCTCGCCGCGATGATCATCCGCGAGGTGACCGGCCGGAGTTGGGACCGGGAGGTGGAGGACCGGATCATCCGGCCGCTGGGCCTGAGCGGTACCAGCACGCCCGGCACCTCGCCGCTCATCCCCGGACCCCACGCCCGCGCCTACGCCGCCTTCGGCACAGGCGCCGGTAGCGGTAGCGGTAGCAGTAGCAGTATCGATGTGACGGCGCTCAACACGAGCATGGCCGTCGGATCCGGCGCGGTGATCAGCACCACGCACGATCTGAGCCGGTTCTACACCGCGCTGCTCGGCGGCCGCCTCCTGGAACCGGCGGAGCTGGCCGAGATGACGGCCACCGTGTCCGCACCCGGGATGGGCGTCAGTTACGGACTCGGGCTGGGCGAGATCCCGTTGACCTGCGGCGGCACCTACTACGGGCACCCGGGCGAACTGCTCGGCTACCGCACCTGGGCCGGCATCACCCGGGACGGATCCAGGACGGCCGTGGTGTACGCCACGAGTGACGGCGGCCCGGACACGCAGCAGGCGATGAGGACGCTCGTGGACCAGGAACTGTGCGGGGACGCCGCCCCCGGGAAGTGA
- a CDS encoding TetR/AcrR family transcriptional regulator: MTDPSGRRERKKAATRQKIADTALRLFLERGYDAVGIRDVAAEADVAVTTLFAHFASKEALVFEQDEDFEHRLTHAVTGRAQDEPLIPALRHEIRALVRHCTANGGTPIWRMIDASPALRDYEETMRLRHAEALATAIAADPGLSRSTTACRTIARFAIDAHALARTASDPDAAVDEIFEMIEAAWDVTSR, translated from the coding sequence ATGACCGACCCGTCCGGACGCCGCGAGCGCAAGAAGGCCGCGACCCGCCAGAAGATCGCCGACACCGCCCTGCGGCTCTTCCTGGAACGCGGGTACGACGCAGTGGGCATCCGTGACGTGGCCGCCGAGGCGGACGTGGCCGTCACCACGCTCTTCGCCCACTTCGCCTCCAAAGAGGCCCTGGTGTTCGAGCAGGACGAGGACTTCGAGCACCGCCTCACACACGCGGTCACCGGCCGGGCGCAGGACGAGCCGCTCATCCCCGCCCTGCGCCACGAGATCCGCGCCCTGGTGCGCCATTGCACCGCCAACGGCGGCACCCCGATCTGGCGCATGATCGATGCCTCACCCGCCCTGCGGGACTACGAGGAGACGATGAGGCTGCGCCACGCGGAGGCGCTGGCGACAGCCATCGCCGCCGATCCCGGCCTGTCACGGAGCACGACGGCCTGCCGGACGATCGCGAGGTTCGCGATCGACGCCCATGCGCTGGCCCGGACGGCGTCCGATCCGGACGCCGCGGTGGACGAGATCTTCGAGATGATCGAGGCCGCCTGGGACGTCACCTCGCGCTAG